In Ancalomicrobiaceae bacterium S20, the following proteins share a genomic window:
- a CDS encoding creatininase family protein, which yields MTGRFSWWDLTTAAFAARDLSNAVVVLPVGAVEQHGPHLPVRVDAAINAGIVAAALERLPRGSDLLVLPMMPFGKSDEHLAFPGTLTLSAETLAAVWFELAASVARAGARKILFFNSHGGQMALMDIVCRRIRIELGMLAVACSWFRVTPVDDLFPADELEHGIHGGDLETSVMLALHGDLVAMDRAENFVPLTVEIAASGSLLTAEGRVGFGWQAQDLHPAGVCGDASAATVVKGDAVIARAAETLVRLIGDVAAFDCARLTAETRFSP from the coding sequence ATGACCGGCCGGTTCTCCTGGTGGGACCTGACCACCGCCGCCTTCGCGGCGCGTGATCTCTCGAACGCCGTCGTCGTGCTGCCGGTCGGCGCGGTCGAGCAGCATGGACCGCATCTCCCGGTCCGGGTCGACGCCGCGATCAACGCCGGGATCGTTGCCGCCGCCCTGGAACGCCTGCCGCGCGGCTCGGACTTGCTCGTGCTGCCGATGATGCCATTCGGCAAGTCGGACGAGCACCTCGCCTTTCCCGGCACGCTGACGCTCTCGGCCGAGACGCTCGCGGCGGTCTGGTTCGAGCTGGCGGCGAGCGTGGCGCGGGCGGGCGCCCGCAAGATCCTGTTCTTCAACTCGCATGGCGGACAGATGGCGTTGATGGACATCGTCTGCCGGCGGATCCGGATCGAGCTCGGCATGCTCGCGGTCGCCTGCTCCTGGTTCCGCGTCACGCCCGTCGATGATCTCTTCCCGGCGGACGAGCTCGAACACGGCATCCACGGCGGCGATCTCGAAACCAGCGTCATGCTCGCGCTGCACGGCGATCTCGTCGCGATGGACCGGGCGGAGAATTTCGTGCCGCTCACCGTGGAGATCGCCGCTTCGGGGAGCCTGCTCACGGCCGAGGGGCGGGTCGGCTTCGGCTGGCAGGCGCAGGACCTGCATCCGGCGGGCGTGTGCGGCGACGCGTCCGCCGCGACCGTGGTCAAGGGCGATGCGGTGATTGCGCGCGCCGCCGAAACCCTGGTGCGGCTGATCGGCGACGTCGCCGCCTTCGACTGCGCGAGACTGACCGCGGAGACACGCTTTTCGCCCTGA
- a CDS encoding CocE/NonD family hydrolase, whose translation MRYPVADPVTIETTMRDGARLVADVYRPVGAGACPVLLMRQPYGRRIASTVVLAHPAWYASHGYVVMVQDVRGRGDSEGRFDILAGDVADGAETLDAAAGLAGGDGRVATYGFSYQGMTQFMALAGALRSGGARPSAMAIAMAPWNVRDHWAFEGGAFRLEGNQYWAVQMAAEQARVAGDAAAYHAIRSALGRLCSGPVPARLDVLDTHRHLTHYHDWLADDPGYWAARSPHAVLAGHACDVPSLHLGGWLDIMIDGTFAAHEAFAAGGARAELMVGPWPHIPWSRHVGALDCGPEAATGGDAAILGFFDHVLKDAPPVAEAIRLFDLGRRTYVTPADLGPIRPQVLHLGSTGRACPTVTDGVLAPEPQAPEVDRLVHDPWRPAPAHGLALGSPGGYQDRSDVDGRGDVAVYTSAPLAEPLTLAGRVGAEVHIDCDRPSFDVAATLSIVSEDGRALAIAGGFRRVAQAAGGALVGVGMHRVVMTVPAGARLRLSLQAAAWPAFMVNPGTGRRPEEASLASCLVTTLAIRHGAGSPSRLILEVAG comes from the coding sequence ATGCGATATCCCGTCGCCGATCCGGTCACGATCGAGACCACCATGCGCGACGGCGCCCGGCTCGTGGCCGACGTCTACCGGCCGGTCGGCGCCGGCGCCTGCCCCGTGCTGCTGATGCGCCAGCCCTACGGGCGGCGGATCGCCTCGACGGTCGTGCTCGCGCATCCCGCCTGGTACGCCTCGCACGGTTATGTCGTGATGGTGCAGGACGTGCGTGGCCGCGGCGACAGCGAGGGGCGCTTCGACATTCTCGCGGGCGACGTCGCCGACGGAGCCGAGACCCTGGACGCGGCCGCCGGCCTCGCGGGCGGCGACGGCCGGGTCGCGACCTATGGCTTCAGCTATCAGGGCATGACCCAGTTCATGGCACTCGCCGGCGCGCTGCGGTCCGGCGGCGCGCGGCCCTCGGCCATGGCGATCGCGATGGCGCCCTGGAATGTACGCGATCACTGGGCCTTCGAGGGCGGCGCCTTCCGGCTCGAGGGCAATCAGTACTGGGCCGTGCAGATGGCCGCGGAGCAGGCACGCGTCGCGGGCGACGCGGCGGCCTATCATGCGATCCGTTCGGCCCTGGGGCGGCTCTGCTCGGGCCCGGTCCCGGCGCGCCTCGACGTGCTCGACACCCACCGGCACCTCACCCATTACCACGACTGGCTCGCGGACGACCCCGGCTACTGGGCGGCGCGGTCGCCGCATGCCGTGCTCGCCGGACACGCCTGCGATGTGCCGAGCCTGCACCTCGGCGGATGGCTCGACATCATGATCGACGGCACCTTCGCCGCGCACGAAGCCTTCGCGGCCGGAGGCGCCCGCGCGGAGCTCATGGTCGGGCCATGGCCGCATATCCCGTGGAGCCGGCATGTCGGCGCGCTCGATTGCGGCCCGGAGGCGGCCACCGGCGGCGACGCGGCGATCCTCGGCTTCTTCGACCATGTGCTCAAGGACGCTCCGCCCGTCGCGGAGGCGATCCGGCTGTTCGACCTGGGGCGGCGGACCTATGTGACGCCGGCGGATCTCGGCCCGATCCGTCCGCAGGTTCTCCACCTCGGCTCGACGGGCCGGGCCTGTCCGACCGTCACGGACGGCGTGCTGGCGCCGGAACCGCAGGCGCCGGAGGTCGATCGCCTGGTGCACGACCCCTGGCGCCCGGCACCGGCCCATGGTCTCGCGCTCGGCTCCCCCGGGGGCTATCAGGATCGCTCCGACGTGGACGGACGTGGCGATGTCGCGGTCTATACGAGCGCACCGCTCGCCGAACCGCTGACGCTCGCGGGCAGGGTCGGCGCCGAGGTCCATATCGACTGCGACCGGCCGAGCTTCGACGTGGCGGCGACGCTCTCGATCGTGTCGGAGGATGGTCGCGCCCTCGCCATCGCGGGCGGCTTCCGACGTGTCGCGCAGGCGGCCGGCGGCGCCCTGGTCGGGGTGGGCATGCACCGCGTCGTGATGACCGTGCCGGCGGGTGCGCGGCTGCGTCTGTCGCTCCAGGCCGCGGCCTGGCCGGCCTTCATGGTCAATCCGGGAACCGGACGTCGCCCGGAGGAGGCCAGCCTCGCCTCATGCCTGGTCACGACCCTGGCGATCCGGCACGGAGCCGGATCGCCGTCGCGGCTGATCCTCGAGGTCGCCGGCTGA
- a CDS encoding ureidoglycolate lyase has product MAATIATTSDFALQDLAINELTSDAFAPFGTVVPPMEDGVEFGPHDAQLDLTQGTPRFYCMRIPGRGLLVKQITRHRSVTQTLASSGGHDWWLAVAPPKNLDVPDAEPAIEDIRAFRIPGDTAVMLYKGTWHAGPLFDGGERSFFNLELADTNVVDHHTCKLTARYGLALKLV; this is encoded by the coding sequence ATGGCCGCCACGATCGCAACGACATCCGACTTCGCCCTGCAGGACCTCGCGATCAACGAACTGACCTCCGACGCCTTCGCCCCGTTCGGCACGGTCGTGCCACCGATGGAGGACGGCGTCGAATTCGGGCCGCACGATGCGCAGCTCGACCTGACCCAGGGCACGCCGCGCTTCTATTGCATGCGCATCCCCGGCAGGGGCCTGCTGGTCAAGCAGATCACGCGGCATCGCAGCGTGACGCAGACGCTGGCCTCCTCCGGCGGCCACGACTGGTGGCTCGCGGTCGCGCCGCCCAAGAACCTCGACGTTCCCGATGCCGAGCCGGCGATCGAGGACATCCGCGCGTTCCGGATCCCGGGCGATACGGCCGTCATGCTGTACAAGGGCACCTGGCACGCCGGGCCGCTGTTCGACGGCGGCGAGCGCAGCTTCTTCAACCTCGAACTCGCCGATACCAATGTGGTCGACCACCACACCTGCAAGCTGACCGCGCGCTACGGTCTGGCGCTGAAGCTGGTGTGA
- a CDS encoding NAD(P)/FAD-dependent oxidoreductase, producing MTMAPARVLSRLEVLAAAARDDLDALSYPDRSWLRPRNGPDGRPVDDVLIVGGGQSGVIIAAHLKREGLERVAVLDRCEPGEEGPWRTFARMSELRTPKTTVGNEFGIVNLSVRRWYETRYGAAAWAALDRIPRTDWKDYLDWYADVTGVRIENRTLVTDIAQAGDLVRVDTLVGNKPHARFARTVVIATGFDGAGAWRAPDFIRAALPRRAYDHSNGPIDFARLQGKRVGILGHGASAFDNAITALRAGAASAEVSFRRARLPRVNPHRAIETAGLMSHFPALADATRWRIARFFREKDQPPPMTAFNKALALPGFRLRPATPWTSVALEGEAIRVETPHGPLTYDHLILATGAVIDLDARPELKTLASRVALWSDRYAPGPDEEDARLAALPYLDEGYGFVPKATDEDWVGRVFAFNGLSVVSHGPHSTSISGHRHALPRVVRGVTRRLLVDHERDVLPDLAAYWSDDLPIPDDFEDRTAD from the coding sequence ATGACCATGGCCCCTGCTCGCGTCCTCTCGCGCCTGGAGGTTCTCGCCGCCGCCGCGCGCGACGATCTCGACGCCCTGTCCTATCCCGACCGGTCCTGGCTGCGCCCGCGCAACGGTCCGGACGGCCGACCGGTCGACGACGTGCTGATCGTGGGCGGCGGCCAGTCGGGCGTCATCATCGCCGCGCATCTGAAGCGCGAAGGGCTCGAACGCGTCGCCGTCCTCGATCGCTGCGAACCGGGCGAGGAGGGGCCATGGCGCACCTTCGCGCGCATGAGCGAGCTCAGGACGCCGAAGACCACGGTCGGCAACGAATTCGGCATCGTCAATCTGTCGGTCCGGCGCTGGTACGAAACCCGCTACGGCGCCGCAGCCTGGGCCGCGCTCGATCGCATTCCGCGCACCGACTGGAAGGACTATCTCGACTGGTATGCGGACGTCACCGGCGTCCGGATCGAGAACCGGACGCTGGTGACCGACATCGCCCAGGCCGGCGATCTCGTGCGCGTCGACACGCTGGTCGGCAACAAGCCGCATGCGCGCTTCGCCCGCACGGTCGTCATCGCCACGGGATTCGACGGGGCGGGCGCCTGGCGGGCGCCGGACTTCATCCGCGCCGCCCTGCCGCGCCGCGCCTACGACCACTCCAACGGCCCGATCGATTTCGCGCGGCTCCAGGGCAAGCGCGTCGGCATTCTCGGCCATGGCGCCTCGGCCTTCGACAATGCGATTACCGCGTTGCGGGCAGGGGCGGCGAGCGCGGAGGTCTCGTTCCGGCGCGCCAGACTGCCGCGGGTCAATCCGCATCGCGCCATCGAGACGGCGGGGCTCATGAGCCACTTTCCCGCCCTGGCCGACGCGACCCGCTGGCGCATCGCGCGGTTCTTTCGCGAGAAGGACCAGCCGCCGCCTATGACCGCCTTCAACAAGGCGCTCGCGCTGCCCGGATTCAGGCTGCGCCCGGCGACGCCCTGGACGTCGGTCGCGCTCGAGGGCGAGGCGATCCGCGTCGAGACGCCCCACGGTCCGCTGACCTACGACCACCTGATCCTCGCGACCGGCGCCGTGATCGATCTCGACGCCCGTCCGGAATTGAAGACCCTGGCGAGCCGGGTCGCGCTGTGGTCGGACCGCTACGCACCCGGACCGGACGAGGAAGACGCGCGGCTCGCGGCGCTGCCATATCTCGACGAGGGCTACGGTTTCGTGCCGAAGGCGACCGACGAGGACTGGGTCGGCCGTGTCTTCGCCTTCAACGGCCTGAGCGTCGTCAGCCACGGGCCGCACTCGACCTCGATCAGCGGCCACCGTCACGCCTTGCCCCGCGTCGTGCGCGGCGTCACCCGGCGGCTGCTCGTCGACCATGAGCGGGACGTTCTGCCGGATCTCGCCGCCTACTGGTCCGACGATCTGCCGATCCCGGACGACTTCGAAGACCGCACCGCCGACTGA
- a CDS encoding ABC transporter permease translates to MSRFTATVLGLATAFLYLPIVVLAIFSFNDSDLMAFPLSGFTLKWYAELAGNAAFHRGFVTSFLIAQPVGLIAMLVGLGAALALTAPGLRWRIGFGALILLPFLVPKSVLSIAQAMIMSRVGLERGAVALILAQSLVAIPFTTVMLSAVLVRIDPRLDEAARDLGATPWQSFRLVLLPQIKGALAGAFSVGVILSLADLTIAMFLAGRTQPLSLIVASEFRRELRPDLNAMQVSVLALTAVIVAASELYRRRRIRRRPVVAATAPETAPVGAAS, encoded by the coding sequence ATGAGCCGCTTCACGGCCACGGTGCTCGGGCTTGCGACGGCGTTCCTCTATCTGCCGATCGTCGTGCTCGCGATCTTCTCGTTCAACGACAGCGACCTCATGGCCTTCCCGCTCTCGGGCTTCACCCTCAAGTGGTACGCCGAGCTCGCCGGCAATGCGGCCTTCCACAGGGGCTTCGTGACGAGCTTTCTGATCGCCCAGCCGGTCGGGCTGATCGCGATGCTGGTCGGGCTCGGTGCGGCGCTGGCGCTGACCGCCCCCGGCCTCCGATGGCGGATCGGGTTCGGCGCCTTGATCCTGCTGCCGTTCCTGGTGCCGAAGTCGGTGCTCTCGATCGCACAGGCCATGATCATGAGCCGCGTCGGGCTCGAGCGCGGTGCCGTCGCGCTGATCCTCGCGCAGTCGCTCGTGGCGATCCCGTTCACGACCGTGATGCTCTCCGCCGTGCTGGTCCGGATCGATCCGCGGCTCGACGAAGCGGCGCGTGATCTCGGTGCGACGCCCTGGCAGAGCTTCCGGCTCGTGCTGCTGCCGCAGATCAAGGGCGCGCTGGCGGGCGCCTTCTCGGTCGGCGTGATCCTGTCGCTCGCCGATCTCACCATCGCGATGTTTCTCGCCGGCCGGACCCAGCCGCTGTCGCTGATCGTCGCCTCCGAGTTCCGCCGCGAACTTCGCCCGGACCTCAATGCGATGCAGGTCTCGGTGCTCGCGCTGACCGCGGTGATCGTCGCCGCCAGTGAGCTCTACCGCCGGCGCCGCATCCGGCGCCGCCCTGTCGTCGCCGCCACCGCTCCTGAAACCGCACCCGTCGGAGCCGCGTCATGA